Proteins found in one Rhodovulum sp. MB263 genomic segment:
- a CDS encoding argininosuccinate synthase, with amino-acid sequence MSTPKSAPKKVVLAYSGGLDTSIILKWLQTEYGCEVVTFTADLGQGEELEPARKKAEMMGASEIFIEDLREEFVRDFVFPMFRANAVYEGLYLLGTSIARPLISKRLIEIAEATGADAVAHGATGKGNDQVRFELAAYALNPDIKVIAPWREWNLTSRTRLLDFAEQNQIPIAKDKRGEAPFSVDANLLHTSSEGKVLENPAEDAPDYVYQRTVNPEDAPNEPEYIEVTFEKGDAVAINGEAMSPATVLTKLNELGGKHGIGRLDLVEGRFVGMKSRGIYETPGGTVLLEAHRGIEQITLDRGAAHLKDELMPKYAELIYNGFWFSPEREMLQALIDKSQEHVSGTVRLKLYKGSARTVGRWSEASLYSESHVTFEDDAGAYDQKDAAGFIKLNALRLRLLAMRNRKLKG; translated from the coding sequence ATGTCCACGCCGAAATCCGCGCCCAAGAAAGTTGTCCTGGCCTATTCGGGGGGGCTCGACACCTCGATCATCCTGAAATGGCTGCAAACCGAATATGGTTGCGAGGTCGTCACCTTCACCGCCGATCTCGGTCAGGGCGAAGAACTGGAGCCCGCCCGCAAGAAGGCCGAGATGATGGGCGCCTCCGAGATCTTCATCGAGGATCTGCGCGAGGAATTCGTCCGCGACTTCGTGTTCCCGATGTTCCGGGCCAACGCGGTCTATGAGGGGCTGTACCTCCTGGGCACCTCGATCGCGCGTCCGCTGATCTCGAAACGGCTGATCGAGATCGCCGAGGCGACCGGCGCCGATGCCGTGGCCCATGGCGCCACCGGCAAGGGCAACGACCAGGTGCGCTTCGAACTGGCCGCCTATGCGCTGAACCCCGATATCAAGGTCATCGCCCCCTGGCGCGAATGGAACCTGACCAGCCGCACCAGGCTGCTGGACTTCGCCGAACAGAACCAGATCCCGATTGCCAAGGACAAGCGCGGCGAGGCCCCCTTCTCGGTCGATGCGAACCTTCTGCACACCTCCTCCGAGGGCAAGGTTCTCGAAAACCCCGCCGAGGACGCGCCCGACTATGTCTATCAGCGCACGGTCAACCCCGAGGACGCGCCGAACGAGCCCGAATACATCGAAGTGACCTTCGAGAAGGGCGACGCGGTCGCGATCAATGGCGAGGCGATGTCGCCTGCCACCGTTCTGACGAAGCTGAACGAGCTGGGCGGCAAGCACGGCATCGGCCGGCTCGATCTGGTCGAGGGCCGCTTCGTCGGCATGAAGTCGCGCGGCATCTACGAGACCCCCGGCGGCACCGTCCTGCTGGAGGCCCATCGCGGCATCGAGCAGATCACGCTCGACCGCGGCGCGGCGCATCTGAAAGACGAGCTGATGCCGAAATATGCCGAGCTGATCTATAACGGCTTCTGGTTCAGCCCCGAACGCGAGATGCTGCAGGCGCTGATCGACAAGAGCCAGGAGCATGTCTCGGGCACCGTCCGGCTGAAGCTTTACAAGGGGTCGGCGCGCACCGTCGGCCGCTGGTCCGAGGCCTCTCTCTACTCCGAGAGCCATGTCACCTTCGAGGACGATGCGGGCGCCTATGACCAGAAGGACGCCGCCGGCTTCATCAAGCTGAACGCGCTGCGGCTGCGGCTGCTGGCGATGCGGAACCGCAAGCTCAAGGGCTGA
- a CDS encoding NADP-dependent malic enzyme, translated as MSKTTRPTPEEALSYHIDPVPGKYEIVATKPMTTQRDLSLAYSPGVAVPVQAIADAPETAYDYTCKGNMVAVISNGTAILGMGNLGALASKPVMEGKSVLFKRFADVNAVDIELDTEDPEEIIRAVRLMGPTFGGINLEDIKAPECFIIEQRLKEEMDIPVFHDDQHGTAVICAAGLINALHLSGKKIEECRIVLNGAGAAGIACLELVKSMGAKHDNCIACDTKGVIYQGRTEGMNQWKSAHAAHTDARTLEEAMVGADVFLGVSAKGAVTPGMVASMAENPVIFAMANPDPEITPEEAQEVRPDAIVATGRSDYPNQVNNVLGFPYLFRGALDIHARAINDEMKIACAEALAALAREDVPDEVAMAYGKKLTFGRDYIIPTPFDPRLIYTIPPAVARAGMDTGVARRPIVDMDEYEQRLKARMDPTASILSGIAARAKAAQARMIFAEGDDERVLRAAVGYHRAGYGQAIVVGREAEVREKLEQAGLGDAYREIEVVNAANTRHLESYRAFLYQRLQRKGFDTHDINRLAARDRHVFSALMLAHGHGDALVTGATRKSAHVLELINHVFDARAQDGAVGVTALLHKGKIVFIADTLVHEWPEEEDLANIAVHAAEVARGLGIEPRVAFLSFSTFGYPVSERATKMHRASEVLAKRGVDFEFDGEMTVDVALNPTAMARYPFCRLSGPANVLVVPARHSASISVKLMQEMAGATVIGPILAGVEKPIQICSTVSTVNDILNMALLAACEVG; from the coding sequence TTGAGCAAGACGACCCGCCCGACCCCCGAAGAGGCGCTGAGTTATCATATCGATCCCGTGCCGGGGAAATACGAGATCGTGGCGACCAAGCCCATGACCACCCAGCGCGACCTCAGCCTGGCCTACAGCCCGGGCGTGGCGGTGCCGGTTCAGGCCATCGCCGATGCGCCCGAGACCGCCTATGACTACACATGCAAGGGCAACATGGTCGCCGTCATCTCGAACGGCACCGCGATCCTCGGCATGGGCAATCTGGGCGCGCTGGCCTCGAAGCCGGTGATGGAGGGCAAGTCGGTCCTGTTCAAGCGCTTTGCCGATGTGAACGCGGTCGATATCGAGCTGGATACCGAGGACCCCGAAGAGATCATCCGGGCGGTGCGGCTGATGGGGCCGACCTTCGGCGGCATCAACCTCGAGGACATCAAGGCGCCCGAGTGCTTCATCATCGAGCAGCGGCTCAAGGAAGAGATGGACATTCCGGTCTTCCATGACGACCAGCACGGCACCGCGGTGATCTGCGCAGCGGGGCTGATCAACGCGCTGCACCTGTCGGGCAAGAAGATCGAGGAATGCCGGATCGTGCTGAACGGCGCCGGTGCGGCCGGGATCGCCTGCCTGGAACTGGTCAAGTCGATGGGGGCGAAGCATGACAACTGCATCGCCTGCGATACCAAGGGTGTGATCTATCAGGGCCGCACCGAGGGCATGAACCAGTGGAAATCGGCCCATGCCGCCCATACCGATGCCCGCACGCTGGAAGAGGCGATGGTGGGCGCCGACGTGTTCCTGGGCGTCAGCGCAAAGGGCGCGGTGACGCCCGGGATGGTGGCCTCGATGGCCGAGAATCCGGTCATCTTCGCGATGGCGAATCCCGATCCCGAGATCACGCCCGAAGAGGCGCAGGAGGTCAGGCCCGATGCCATCGTCGCGACCGGCCGGTCGGACTATCCGAACCAGGTCAACAACGTGCTGGGCTTTCCCTATCTCTTCCGCGGCGCGCTAGACATCCATGCCCGGGCGATCAATGACGAGATGAAGATCGCCTGCGCCGAGGCGCTGGCCGCACTTGCGCGCGAGGATGTGCCTGACGAGGTCGCCATGGCCTATGGCAAGAAACTGACCTTCGGGCGCGATTACATCATTCCGACGCCTTTCGATCCGCGTCTGATCTATACCATTCCGCCGGCGGTGGCGCGCGCGGGGATGGATACCGGCGTGGCGCGGCGGCCCATCGTCGACATGGACGAGTACGAACAGCGGCTGAAGGCGCGGATGGATCCCACCGCCTCGATCCTGTCGGGGATCGCGGCGCGCGCCAAGGCCGCACAGGCGCGCATGATCTTTGCCGAGGGCGATGACGAGAGGGTGCTGCGCGCCGCGGTCGGCTATCACCGTGCGGGCTATGGCCAGGCCATCGTCGTCGGCCGCGAGGCCGAGGTGAGGGAAAAGCTCGAACAGGCCGGTCTGGGCGATGCCTATCGCGAGATCGAGGTGGTCAATGCCGCCAATACCCGCCATCTCGAGTCCTATCGCGCGTTCCTCTATCAACGGCTGCAGCGCAAGGGCTTCGACACCCATGACATCAACCGGCTTGCCGCGCGCGACCGGCATGTGTTCTCGGCGCTGATGCTGGCGCATGGCCATGGCGATGCGCTGGTGACCGGCGCGACGCGGAAATCGGCCCATGTGCTGGAGCTGATCAACCACGTCTTCGACGCCCGCGCCCAGGACGGGGCGGTCGGCGTCACCGCGCTTCTTCACAAGGGCAAGATCGTCTTCATCGCCGATACGCTGGTGCATGAATGGCCCGAGGAAGAGGATCTGGCCAATATCGCGGTCCATGCGGCCGAAGTGGCGCGTGGCCTCGGCATCGAGCCGCGCGTGGCCTTCCTCAGCTTCTCGACCTTCGGCTATCCGGTCAGCGAGCGGGCGACCAAGATGCATCGTGCCTCCGAGGTGCTGGCCAAACGCGGTGTCGATTTCGAATTCGACGGCGAGATGACGGTCGATGTGGCACTGAACCCGACCGCGATGGCGCGCTATCCGTTCTGTCGCCTGTCGGGGCCTGCCAATGTGCTGGTGGTGCCGGCCCGGCATTCGGCCTCGATTTCGGTCAAGCTGATGCAGGAAATGGCAGGGGCCACGGTGATCGGTCCGATCCTCGCAGGTGTCGAGAAGCCGATCCAGATCTGCTCCACGGTCTCGACGGTCAACGACATCCTGAACATGGCCCTGCTGGCCGCCTGCGAGGTCGGCTGA
- a CDS encoding YrbL family protein: protein MLLNRKPLILRDKPQVARGNKRALFLIDGYPDVVVKVVLPREGGTNMTWYKRLLRRFLPSTNYRFLFREYKCYLAAKLAQAGQSGALPIVELRGLVQTDLGPGMIAERITDGKGNLGTSLREMILRNEFQEHHLELLNDFVRRIFAWRVRANDLSPSNILFGQRAGVPQFVLVDGLGDSHLIPLRTWSSHLNERSLCKRFEDTSRVTGLTWDAKDRVFGLPRR from the coding sequence ATGCTATTGAATCGAAAGCCCCTTATCCTGCGGGACAAACCGCAAGTCGCACGCGGCAACAAGCGCGCGCTGTTTCTCATCGACGGCTATCCCGATGTCGTGGTCAAGGTGGTTCTGCCCCGCGAGGGCGGCACCAACATGACCTGGTACAAACGCTTGCTGCGCCGCTTTTTGCCCTCGACCAACTATCGCTTTCTGTTTCGCGAATACAAATGCTACCTGGCGGCCAAACTGGCGCAGGCCGGCCAGTCCGGCGCTCTGCCGATCGTCGAGCTGCGGGGTCTGGTGCAGACCGATCTGGGCCCGGGGATGATCGCGGAACGGATCACGGATGGGAAAGGAAACCTGGGCACCAGCCTGCGCGAGATGATCCTGCGCAACGAGTTCCAGGAGCACCATCTGGAGTTGTTGAACGATTTCGTGCGGCGGATCTTTGCGTGGCGCGTTCGCGCGAATGACCTGAGCCCGAGCAATATTCTTTTTGGTCAGAGGGCCGGGGTTCCCCAATTCGTGCTTGTTGACGGCCTCGGGGACAGTCATCTAATTCCGTTACGAACCTGGTCCAGCCACCTCAACGAGCGAAGCCTGTGCAAACGCTTTGAGGATACGAGCCGCGTGACCGGATTGACCTGGGATGCGAAAGACCGCGTTTTCGGCCTTCCGCGCCGTTAG
- the ilvA gene encoding threonine ammonia-lyase IlvA produces MTDFAEKARAAEKAMRALFPPTPLQHNLHLSERYKADIWLKREDLSPVRSYKLRGAFNAMRKVLAGAPEAPVFVCASAGNHAQGVAFACRHFGVRGVIFMPVTTPQQKIGKTRVFGGDNIEIRLTGDYFDDTLASAQEYCREAGGHFLAPFDDEDVIEGQASVAVEMMSVLYHTPDMVILPVGGGGLAAGVVSFLRETAPEIGFRFVEPVGGASLTAALAEGAPVTLPKVDTFVDGAAVARIGARTFDRLRGIDPAQVLCAPEDRICTTILELLNVEGIVLEPAGAMSVDVLPQLADEIVGKSVICVTSGGNFDFERLPEVKERAQRFSGLKKYFILRMPQRPGALRDFLDLLGPEDDIARFEYLKKSARNFGTVLIGIETADARNFAALFARMDAQGLSYRDITDDPTLADFLI; encoded by the coding sequence ATGACCGATTTCGCCGAAAAGGCGCGTGCTGCCGAAAAGGCGATGCGCGCGCTGTTCCCGCCCACACCGCTGCAGCACAACCTGCATCTGTCCGAACGCTACAAGGCCGATATCTGGCTCAAGCGTGAAGATCTCAGCCCGGTGCGCTCCTACAAGCTGCGCGGGGCCTTCAACGCCATGCGCAAGGTGCTGGCGGGTGCGCCCGAGGCGCCGGTCTTCGTCTGTGCGAGCGCGGGCAACCATGCCCAGGGCGTGGCCTTTGCCTGCCGCCATTTCGGGGTGCGGGGCGTGATCTTCATGCCGGTGACGACACCCCAGCAGAAGATCGGCAAGACGAGGGTCTTCGGCGGCGACAATATCGAGATCCGGCTGACCGGCGATTATTTCGACGACACGCTGGCCTCGGCCCAGGAGTATTGCCGCGAGGCGGGCGGTCATTTCCTCGCTCCCTTCGACGACGAGGACGTGATCGAGGGCCAGGCTTCGGTCGCGGTCGAGATGATGTCGGTGCTCTATCACACACCCGACATGGTGATCCTGCCGGTGGGCGGCGGCGGTCTTGCGGCCGGCGTGGTGTCGTTCCTGCGCGAGACCGCGCCCGAGATCGGCTTCCGCTTTGTCGAGCCGGTGGGCGGCGCCTCGCTGACTGCGGCGCTGGCCGAGGGCGCGCCGGTGACGCTGCCGAAGGTCGACACCTTCGTCGACGGCGCGGCGGTGGCGCGGATCGGGGCGCGGACCTTCGACCGGCTTCGCGGCATCGATCCGGCCCAGGTGCTCTGCGCGCCCGAGGACCGGATCTGCACCACCATCCTCGAATTGCTGAATGTCGAGGGGATCGTGCTCGAGCCCGCAGGCGCGATGTCGGTCGACGTGTTGCCCCAGCTTGCCGACGAGATCGTGGGCAAGTCGGTGATCTGCGTCACCTCGGGCGGGAATTTCGATTTCGAGCGGCTGCCCGAGGTCAAGGAACGCGCCCAGCGGTTTTCCGGGCTGAAGAAGTATTTCATTCTGCGGATGCCGCAGCGGCCGGGCGCATTGCGCGATTTTCTCGACCTGCTGGGACCGGAGGACGATATTGCCCGCTTCGAGTATCTCAAGAAATCGGCCCGTAATTTCGGCACTGTCCTGATCGGGATCGAAACCGCCGATGCGCGCAACTTCGCCGCGCTTTTCGCGCGCATGGATGCTCAGGGCCTGAGCTATCGCGACATTACCGACGATCCGACGCTGGCCGATTTCCTGATCTGA
- the msrA gene encoding peptide-methionine (S)-S-oxide reductase MsrA → MLALVLGYMVKGGRAQATEPETAIFAGGCFWCVEADFESVPGVSGVVSGYTGGTLENPTYRDVSHGGTGHYEAVRITYDPERVSYPELLSLFFRSVDPTDPGGQFCDRGDSYRTAIFVSDPAEREAAEVAKAEARSALSQEIVTPVLEAGPFYEAEAYHQDYYRQTGLILTRFGPKSKAEAYKLYRKACGRDARVKALWGDAAAFSGS, encoded by the coding sequence ATGCTCGCGCTCGTGCTCGGCTACATGGTCAAGGGCGGCAGGGCACAGGCCACAGAGCCCGAAACCGCGATCTTCGCGGGCGGCTGCTTCTGGTGCGTCGAGGCCGATTTCGAAAGCGTTCCGGGCGTGAGCGGGGTGGTCTCGGGCTATACCGGCGGCACCCTGGAAAACCCCACCTATCGCGATGTCTCGCATGGCGGCACCGGTCATTACGAGGCGGTCCGCATCACCTATGATCCGGAGCGGGTCAGCTATCCCGAACTCCTGTCGCTGTTCTTCCGGTCTGTCGATCCGACCGATCCGGGCGGGCAGTTCTGCGACCGCGGAGACAGCTATCGCACGGCCATTTTCGTCTCTGATCCGGCCGAAAGAGAGGCGGCAGAGGTTGCAAAGGCCGAGGCCCGGAGCGCCCTGTCGCAGGAGATCGTGACCCCGGTCCTAGAGGCCGGGCCGTTCTACGAGGCCGAGGCCTATCACCAGGACTACTACCGGCAGACCGGCCTGATCCTGACCCGGTTTGGACCGAAATCGAAGGCCGAGGCCTACAAGCTTTACCGCAAGGCCTGCGGCCGCGACGCCCGGGTCAAAGCCCTCTGGGGCGACGCGGCAGCCTTTTCAGGGTCCTGA
- a CDS encoding PP2C family protein-serine/threonine phosphatase, producing the protein MNAQPESQPLDPTGSSLVRLVLLVDDSRLQRRILRALLERWGYEVVECGSGEEALAICRERPVDLIISDWMMPGMDGPEFCRAFRALPRESYGYFILLTSKSETVEMIHGLDVGADEFLTKPVNASELRARIASGERILKAEHQLRENNRQLSDALAELRIFYDALDRDLAEARKLQQSLVPERHRRFGASEVSLLLRPCGHVGGDLVGFFPAGPGEVGLFSADVSGHGISSAMLTARLAGLLGSRSPDQNIALEPAPGGQYRARPPEDVAAHLNRLFLEDIETEHYLTLLLAIVALDTGQMRFVQAGHPHPVLCHPDGGLDFIGEGGLPLGLIPGATFERCELRLRPGDRLLMVSDGITECPAPDGTQLGDDGLRHLIGAHAAARGPAFLDAIREGLTAFAGRKDLPDDVSAVLFEFG; encoded by the coding sequence GTGAACGCCCAACCAGAGTCACAGCCTCTCGACCCGACCGGGTCCAGCCTCGTCCGGCTGGTGCTTCTGGTCGATGACAGCCGCCTGCAGCGGCGCATTCTGCGCGCTTTGCTGGAACGCTGGGGATATGAGGTCGTCGAATGCGGTTCGGGCGAGGAGGCGCTTGCGATCTGCCGCGAGCGGCCGGTCGACCTGATCATCAGCGACTGGATGATGCCGGGCATGGACGGGCCCGAATTCTGCCGGGCCTTCCGGGCGCTGCCGCGCGAGAGCTACGGCTATTTCATCCTGCTGACCTCGAAATCCGAAACCGTCGAGATGATCCACGGGCTCGATGTCGGGGCCGACGAATTCCTTACCAAGCCGGTCAATGCCAGCGAGCTGCGCGCCCGCATCGCCTCGGGCGAACGCATCCTAAAGGCCGAACATCAGCTGCGCGAGAACAACCGGCAGCTCAGCGATGCGCTGGCCGAGCTGCGCATATTCTATGACGCGCTCGACCGCGATCTGGCCGAGGCGCGCAAGCTGCAGCAATCGCTGGTTCCCGAACGCCACCGCCGGTTCGGCGCCTCCGAAGTGTCGCTGCTGTTGCGGCCCTGCGGCCATGTCGGTGGCGATCTGGTCGGATTCTTTCCCGCCGGTCCCGGCGAGGTCGGGCTGTTTTCGGCCGATGTCTCGGGCCATGGCATCAGCTCGGCCATGCTGACCGCGCGTCTGGCCGGGCTTCTGGGGTCGCGCTCGCCAGACCAGAACATCGCGCTGGAACCTGCGCCTGGCGGGCAGTACCGCGCCCGACCACCCGAGGATGTCGCCGCGCATCTCAACCGTCTGTTCCTCGAGGATATCGAGACCGAGCATTACCTCACGCTTCTGCTGGCCATCGTGGCGCTCGATACCGGACAGATGCGCTTTGTCCAGGCGGGCCACCCGCATCCGGTGCTGTGTCATCCCGATGGCGGCCTCGATTTCATCGGCGAGGGGGGGCTGCCGCTCGGGCTGATCCCGGGCGCCACATTCGAGCGCTGCGAGCTTCGCCTGCGGCCCGGCGACCGGCTGCTGATGGTGTCGGACGGAATCACCGAATGCCCGGCTCCGGACGGGACGCAACTGGGCGATGACGGGCTGCGTCACCTGATCGGGGCCCATGCCGCGGCCCGCGGTCCGGCCTTTCTCGATGCGATCCGCGAGGGGCTGACGGCCTTTGCAGGGCGAAAGGACCTTCCCGATGACGTCTCGGCCGTCCTGTTCGAGTTCGGCTAG
- a CDS encoding Hpt domain-containing protein, which translates to MINWTRVDELRCEVGEEAFAEVLELFLEEVDEVIGRLDPGRAPADLAADLHFVRGSALNLGFRDFCRRCQDVEHQLAEREDIDLAPLLAAYASAKAELLAKAWIRRDVA; encoded by the coding sequence ATGATTAACTGGACCCGCGTTGACGAATTGCGTTGCGAAGTCGGCGAAGAGGCCTTCGCCGAGGTGCTGGAGCTTTTCCTCGAAGAGGTCGACGAGGTGATCGGTCGTCTGGACCCGGGGCGCGCCCCGGCCGATCTCGCGGCCGACCTGCATTTCGTGCGCGGCTCGGCGCTCAATCTCGGCTTCAGGGATTTCTGCAGGCGCTGCCAGGACGTCGAGCATCAGCTCGCGGAACGCGAAGATATCGATCTGGCCCCTTTGCTTGCGGCCTATGCCAGCGCCAAGGCCGAGCTTCTGGCCAAGGCCTGGATCCGGCGCGACGTCGCCTGA
- the mutS gene encoding DNA mismatch repair protein MutS encodes MMAQYLEIKRAHPGALLFYRMGDFYEMFFDDAVAAAQALDIALTKRGKHLGEDIPMCGVPVHAAESYLLTLIRKGFRVAVCEQMEDPAEAKKRGSKSVVKRDVVRLVTPGTLTEETLLEARRHNFLAAFAEVRGEAALAWVDISTGAFRTMGCPGVRLGAELARLAPREVLLNEATERDWAEIVSESGASVTPLSRASFDSSSAETRLTGLFSVGTLEGFGTFSRAELSAMGALVDYLEITQKGKLPLLRPPVREAMGGTMQIDAATRRNLELTASLSGGREGSLLAAIDRSVTAAGARLLERRISSPSRDLPTIHARLAAVRALVEDAGLCAALRDSLRKCPDIDRALSRLGLDRGGPRDLAAIRNGLTQAADVAGLLDDGLPQTLSDARAALTGHDTLCDLLDRALVAEPPLLVRDGGFIATGFDTGLDEARTLRDEGRGVIARMQAGFAEETGISSLKIKHNNVLGYFIEVTATHAERMLSPPLSDTFIHRQTTANALRFTTVELSELETRILNAGNRALEIEKRLYDSLKGAILDCAGPVGQAASALAEIDLATGLADLARGEDWCEPLVDDSRAFDVAGGRHPVVERALRRQGGAPFIANDCDLAQAESGAAIWLLTGPNMSGKSTFLRQNALIALLAQAGSFVPAASAHIGLVSQLFSRVGAADDLARGRSTFMVEMVETAAILNQADDRALVILDEIGRGTATYDGLSIAWATLEHLHDANRCRALFATHYHEMTALTQKLSGVENATVAVKEWEGDVIFLHEVRKGAADRSYGVQVARLAGLPDSVVERARVVLDALERGEREGGRTPSALIDDLPLFSAAAIPQPPKPAPAGPSPLANRLSAIHPDELSPREALDLIYELKALAGPE; translated from the coding sequence ATGATGGCGCAATATCTGGAAATCAAGCGCGCCCATCCGGGCGCGCTGCTGTTCTATCGGATGGGCGATTTCTACGAGATGTTCTTCGATGATGCCGTGGCCGCGGCCCAGGCGCTGGACATCGCGCTGACAAAGCGCGGCAAGCATCTGGGCGAAGACATCCCGATGTGCGGCGTGCCCGTCCATGCCGCTGAAAGCTATCTGCTGACGCTGATCCGCAAGGGGTTCCGGGTCGCGGTCTGCGAACAGATGGAAGACCCGGCCGAGGCCAAGAAGCGCGGCTCGAAATCGGTCGTGAAGCGCGACGTGGTCAGGCTGGTCACGCCGGGCACGCTGACCGAGGAAACGCTGCTGGAGGCGCGGCGCCACAACTTCCTTGCCGCCTTCGCCGAGGTCAGGGGCGAGGCCGCGCTGGCCTGGGTCGACATCTCGACCGGCGCCTTTCGCACCATGGGCTGCCCGGGCGTGCGGCTGGGCGCCGAACTCGCACGTCTGGCCCCGCGCGAAGTGCTTCTGAACGAGGCAACAGAACGCGATTGGGCCGAGATAGTCTCTGAATCCGGCGCCTCGGTCACGCCGCTCTCGCGCGCGAGTTTCGACAGCAGCTCGGCCGAAACCCGTCTGACCGGGCTGTTCTCGGTGGGCACGCTCGAGGGCTTCGGCACCTTCTCGCGCGCCGAGCTGTCGGCGATGGGGGCGCTGGTCGACTATCTGGAGATCACCCAGAAGGGCAAGCTGCCGCTCCTGCGCCCGCCGGTGCGCGAGGCGATGGGCGGCACCATGCAGATCGACGCCGCGACCCGGCGCAATCTGGAACTGACCGCCAGCCTGTCCGGCGGCCGCGAGGGCAGCCTGCTGGCGGCCATCGACCGCAGCGTCACCGCCGCAGGCGCGCGGTTGCTGGAACGGCGGATCTCCAGCCCCTCGCGCGATCTGCCGACGATCCATGCCCGGCTCGCGGCGGTCCGGGCGCTGGTCGAGGATGCCGGGCTTTGCGCCGCCCTGCGCGACAGCCTGCGGAAATGCCCCGATATCGACCGGGCGCTGTCGCGGCTGGGGCTCGACCGGGGCGGGCCGCGGGATCTGGCGGCGATCCGCAACGGGCTGACCCAGGCCGCGGACGTGGCCGGGCTTCTGGACGACGGGCTGCCGCAAACGCTAAGCGATGCGCGGGCGGCGCTGACCGGGCATGACACGCTTTGCGATCTGCTCGACCGGGCTCTGGTGGCCGAACCGCCGCTGTTGGTCCGCGATGGCGGTTTCATCGCCACGGGCTTCGATACCGGGCTGGACGAGGCACGCACGCTGCGCGACGAGGGCCGTGGCGTGATCGCGCGGATGCAGGCGGGCTTTGCCGAAGAAACCGGGATTTCCTCACTGAAGATCAAGCACAACAACGTGCTGGGCTATTTCATCGAGGTCACCGCCACCCATGCCGAACGGATGCTGTCGCCGCCGCTGTCGGATACCTTCATCCACCGCCAGACCACGGCCAATGCGCTGCGCTTCACCACGGTCGAGCTGTCGGAACTGGAAACCCGCATCCTGAATGCCGGGAACCGGGCGCTGGAGATCGAAAAACGGCTCTATGACAGCCTGAAAGGCGCCATTCTTGACTGCGCGGGCCCGGTCGGTCAGGCCGCTTCGGCCCTGGCCGAGATCGACCTTGCGACCGGGCTTGCCGATCTGGCCCGGGGCGAGGACTGGTGCGAGCCGCTGGTCGATGACAGCCGCGCCTTTGACGTGGCGGGCGGACGTCACCCGGTGGTGGAACGCGCGCTGAGGCGTCAGGGCGGCGCCCCTTTCATCGCCAATGACTGCGATCTGGCCCAGGCCGAAAGCGGCGCCGCGATCTGGCTTCTGACCGGGCCCAACATGTCGGGCAAATCGACCTTCCTGCGGCAGAATGCGCTGATCGCGCTGCTGGCACAGGCGGGCAGCTTCGTGCCCGCCGCCTCGGCCCATATCGGATTGGTGTCGCAGCTTTTCAGCCGGGTCGGCGCCGCGGACGATCTGGCGCGCGGACGCTCGACCTTCATGGTCGAGATGGTCGAGACCGCCGCGATCCTCAATCAGGCCGACGACCGGGCGCTGGTGATCCTCGACGAGATCGGACGCGGCACCGCCACCTATGACGGGCTGTCCATCGCCTGGGCGACGCTCGAGCATCTGCATGACGCGAACCGCTGCCGCGCGCTCTTTGCCACCCATTACCACGAGATGACGGCGCTGACGCAAAAGCTCTCGGGCGTCGAGAACGCCACAGTTGCGGTGAAGGAATGGGAAGGCGACGTGATCTTCCTGCACGAGGTGCGCAAGGGCGCGGCGGACCGGTCCTACGGGGTGCAGGTGGCGCGGCTGGCGGGCCTGCCCGACAGCGTCGTCGAGCGCGCCCGGGTGGTGCTTGACGCGCTGGAACGGGGCGAACGCGAGGGCGGGCGGACGCCCTCTGCGCTGATCGACGATCTGCCGCTGTTCTCGGCCGCGGCGATCCCGCAACCGCCGAAGCCCGCGCCCGCAGGTCCCTCGCCTCTGGCAAACCGGCTGTCGGCGATCCATCCCGACGAGTTGAGCCCGCGCGAGGCGCTGGACCTGATCTACGAGCTGAAAGCGCTGGCCGGGCCGGAATAG
- a CDS encoding NUDIX hydrolase, translating into MIRRYGEAVQRDRRYRFRPGAYALLERDGMLLLTHQQAPVPEYQLPGGGIDPGESSMQALHREAFEETGWRVSLRRRLGAFRRFTFMPEYEIWAEKLCTVYLGRPVRPLGPPGEPGHSAVWMPPDLALRRLGNAGDRAMLQRWLGQVR; encoded by the coding sequence ATGATCCGGAGATACGGCGAGGCGGTGCAAAGGGACCGGCGCTACAGGTTCCGGCCGGGCGCCTACGCGCTGCTAGAACGCGACGGAATGCTGCTGCTGACCCACCAACAGGCGCCGGTTCCCGAATACCAGCTTCCGGGCGGCGGTATCGATCCGGGCGAATCGTCCATGCAGGCGCTGCATCGCGAAGCCTTCGAGGAAACCGGCTGGCGGGTCTCACTGCGGCGCAGGCTGGGCGCGTTCCGCCGTTTCACCTTCATGCCCGAATACGAGATCTGGGCCGAGAAGCTCTGCACGGTCTATCTGGGCCGTCCCGTCCGTCCCCTCGGCCCGCCGGGCGAGCCCGGGCACAGCGCCGTCTGGATGCCGCCCGACCTGGCGCTCCGGCGATTGGGCAATGCCGGCGACCGGGCGATGCTGCAACGCTGGCTCGGACAGGTCCGCTAG